From a single Gimesia fumaroli genomic region:
- the serA gene encoding phosphoglycerate dehydrogenase, producing the protein MYRVLITDNLSPAGLKVLEDNPEIELDIRSGLSPEEVREALKSADGIIIRSATKLTEEVLKDQPRLKAIVRAGVGVDNIDRAAATREGIVVMNTPAGNTTSTAEQTIALMMSLARNIGPAYATMKEGKWERKKLTGTQVAGKTLAIIGLGRIGLSVAQRAQGLEMKVIGYDPFMSAERAAEYGIELYKEVDELVKHCDFLTVHTPLTDETRDLINAERIATMRPGVRIINCARGGIVNEDDLADALESGKVAGAACDVFTQEPPENRRLINAPNMLATPHLGASTDEAQEMVALEAAEIISDFLTKNEIRHAINMIPVSGAEMADLKPHIELGHRLGLFLSQQTKGSLKNVQIQYRGEVAEKQTKLITSSFAAGLLSNAFEADVNIVNATVFAKERGIDISESRSTEAGTLSTLISATVETEDGKCSAAGTIFGQDFLRLTKLDEFYLDAYLDGNLLIYRHNDVPGLIGYIGTVLGNHNVNIAHMALGRLQNQPGGEAIAVLNVDGEVPEAAIAEVSSHKEVSCVKLIKMPPATAPLSWLQ; encoded by the coding sequence ATGTACCGAGTCCTGATCACGGACAACCTTTCGCCAGCCGGTCTTAAAGTTCTTGAGGACAATCCGGAAATTGAATTGGATATCCGCTCCGGTCTTTCGCCGGAAGAAGTACGGGAAGCACTCAAGTCGGCAGACGGAATCATTATTCGTAGTGCCACGAAACTGACAGAAGAAGTTCTGAAAGATCAGCCCCGATTGAAGGCGATCGTACGAGCCGGTGTTGGCGTCGATAACATCGACCGTGCTGCCGCCACACGGGAAGGGATCGTTGTGATGAATACGCCGGCTGGAAATACCACCAGTACTGCGGAACAGACGATTGCCTTAATGATGTCACTGGCCCGTAATATCGGCCCGGCTTACGCCACCATGAAAGAAGGAAAATGGGAGCGTAAAAAATTGACCGGAACTCAGGTTGCCGGCAAAACTCTGGCAATCATTGGGTTAGGTCGAATCGGACTTTCCGTAGCGCAACGGGCACAAGGTTTGGAAATGAAGGTCATCGGATATGATCCCTTTATGTCAGCCGAACGCGCAGCCGAGTATGGCATTGAGCTCTATAAAGAAGTCGATGAACTGGTCAAGCACTGTGACTTCCTGACGGTGCATACTCCCTTAACAGACGAAACACGTGACCTGATCAATGCCGAGCGCATCGCCACGATGCGTCCTGGAGTTCGAATCATCAACTGTGCACGGGGAGGTATTGTTAATGAAGACGATCTGGCCGATGCACTGGAATCTGGTAAAGTCGCCGGCGCAGCCTGTGACGTTTTCACACAGGAACCCCCAGAAAACCGGCGTCTGATCAATGCCCCGAACATGCTCGCAACACCGCACCTGGGCGCTTCAACCGATGAAGCTCAAGAAATGGTCGCTCTGGAAGCCGCAGAAATCATTTCCGACTTTCTGACGAAAAATGAAATTCGTCACGCCATCAATATGATTCCTGTTTCAGGAGCGGAGATGGCAGATCTCAAACCACATATCGAACTGGGACATCGACTGGGACTGTTCTTATCTCAACAGACTAAAGGCAGTCTTAAGAATGTTCAAATTCAGTATCGCGGAGAAGTAGCTGAAAAACAGACTAAACTGATCACTTCCAGCTTTGCCGCCGGTTTGCTCTCCAACGCCTTCGAAGCCGACGTGAATATCGTGAACGCCACTGTCTTCGCGAAAGAACGTGGCATCGACATTTCGGAATCTCGCTCAACAGAAGCGGGTACGCTTTCAACACTGATCAGCGCCACCGTTGAAACCGAAGACGGAAAATGCTCTGCTGCTGGTACGATCTTCGGACAGGACTTCCTGCGTCTGACAAAACTGGACGAGTTCTACCTCGATGCGTACCTTGATGGCAACCTGCTGATTTATCGGCACAATGATGTCCCCGGCCTGATCGGCTATATCGGCACTGTCCTGGGTAATCACAATGTCAATATCGCTCATATGGCTTTAGGCCGCCTGCAAAACCAGCCGGGTGGCGAAGCCATCGCGGTCCTCAATGTGGATGGCGAAGTTCCTGAAGCGGCAATCGCAGAAGTTTCCAGCCATAAAGAAGTTTCCTGCGTGAAACTCATTAAAATGCCGCCTGCAACCGCTCCGCTATCCTGGTTGCAATAA
- a CDS encoding TAXI family TRAP transporter solute-binding subunit — MKRSLFKILIVLLLIFLPVILHQTYRWMTAFPTQITIAAGHPEGRYHGMAVQLKAMLEQRLPINVQILETKGSLENLELLRHGKVDLAFYQPGAEDALSILKPERKAQPKLMVQPEDQICFIANLYSQVLHIIVPADSDIKSVGDLKRRRIAIGDQGSGDLAASLPLLRHLQLNMDQIEPAYLSYHEIEDQFEEKTLDAAIVTVGIEAPVLHDLLETGNYRILEIPFTGALTRKASHFYEYEIPAGMFRTQEPIVPESNLQTVACGAHLLTRQSLADPLIAEVTGIILHQNFSRQMHLNELFAAGYEFAQDNQGFPVHSGADHVYNPELKPFLNSDFVEATEGMRSFLVSVLIAAYLLFRWVQKRRSKAKEHRLDRYIRQLVEIENKQMQVDGNNQDDGPALQTLLDDVTSLRQSTLEQFSAHELNEDRATDAFLEMCHALSDKINAKLLGWKIDRMGEKISKS, encoded by the coding sequence ATGAAACGTTCTTTATTTAAAATTCTGATTGTGCTCCTGCTCATTTTCTTGCCGGTGATCCTGCATCAGACCTATCGCTGGATGACGGCATTTCCGACTCAGATTACCATTGCCGCCGGTCATCCAGAAGGTCGATATCATGGAATGGCTGTGCAACTGAAAGCGATGCTGGAGCAACGCTTGCCGATCAACGTGCAAATTTTGGAGACGAAAGGCTCGCTGGAAAACCTGGAATTATTACGTCATGGAAAAGTCGATCTGGCATTTTACCAGCCGGGAGCCGAGGATGCGTTATCGATACTGAAACCAGAAAGGAAAGCGCAGCCAAAGTTGATGGTGCAACCAGAGGATCAGATCTGTTTCATTGCGAATCTATATTCACAGGTTTTGCATATCATTGTGCCCGCTGATTCCGACATCAAAAGTGTAGGAGATCTCAAGCGGCGCAGAATTGCCATTGGTGATCAGGGATCGGGAGATCTGGCAGCCAGCCTGCCGCTCTTACGACATTTACAACTCAACATGGATCAGATCGAACCCGCATATTTATCCTATCACGAAATCGAAGATCAATTTGAAGAGAAGACACTGGATGCGGCGATCGTGACAGTAGGGATCGAAGCGCCTGTGTTGCATGATTTACTGGAGACAGGCAATTATCGCATTCTGGAAATTCCCTTTACCGGTGCACTGACTCGGAAGGCATCTCATTTTTATGAATATGAAATTCCAGCTGGTATGTTTCGAACGCAGGAACCGATTGTACCGGAAAGTAATCTGCAGACCGTTGCCTGTGGTGCGCATCTACTGACGCGGCAATCGTTGGCTGATCCTCTAATTGCAGAAGTGACTGGGATTATTCTGCATCAGAATTTTTCGCGTCAGATGCATTTAAACGAACTGTTTGCTGCAGGATATGAATTTGCCCAAGACAATCAGGGCTTTCCCGTGCATTCTGGTGCAGATCATGTTTATAACCCTGAACTGAAACCATTTCTGAATTCTGATTTTGTCGAAGCAACAGAGGGGATGCGATCATTTCTTGTATCGGTGCTGATTGCCGCCTATTTGTTATTTCGATGGGTTCAGAAGCGGCGTTCTAAAGCAAAGGAGCACAGGTTGGATCGCTATATCAGGCAGCTTGTGGAGATTGAAAACAAACAAATGCAGGTAGATGGAAACAATCAGGATGATGGTCCTGCGTTACAGACGCTGCTCGATGACGTAACCAGTCTACGTCAGAGTACATTGGAGCAGTTCTCAGCACACGAATTGAATGAAGATCGGGCTACCGATGCATTTCTGGAGATGTGCCATGCGTTGAGTGATAAAATTAACGCTAAACTTTTAGGCTGGAAAATTGATCGCATGGGTGAGAAAATAAGTAAATCTTAA
- the trmB gene encoding tRNA (guanosine(46)-N7)-methyltransferase TrmB → MSRSKPTKDLKPYFQTLEDLEGPFDWSDFFDNDNPVVLDVGAGRGLFLFNASGASPDKNFLGMEIDYREGRRAATRLLKAERPNARVLGGDARIAFDKFISDSSISEVHVYFPDPWWKKRHHKRRIFTDVFVTRITKALKNGGELHFWTDVEDYFERVKNLMDHAPQFVQREAPQESLPEHDMDYQTSFERKKRNEGWKIHRGLWELQK, encoded by the coding sequence ATGTCGCGTTCTAAACCTACCAAAGACCTCAAACCCTATTTTCAAACTTTAGAAGATCTGGAAGGTCCCTTCGACTGGTCTGATTTCTTTGACAATGACAATCCGGTGGTTCTGGACGTGGGAGCCGGTCGTGGTTTATTCTTGTTCAATGCCAGTGGCGCCAGCCCCGATAAAAACTTTCTGGGTATGGAAATTGATTACCGTGAAGGGCGGCGGGCTGCGACAAGATTACTCAAAGCCGAACGGCCGAATGCCCGCGTATTGGGCGGCGATGCTCGCATTGCCTTTGATAAATTCATCTCGGATTCTTCAATCTCGGAAGTACACGTTTACTTCCCTGATCCCTGGTGGAAAAAACGGCATCATAAACGCCGCATCTTTACGGATGTCTTTGTTACCCGGATCACCAAGGCACTCAAGAATGGTGGAGAACTTCATTTTTGGACTGATGTGGAAGACTATTTCGAACGAGTCAAAAATCTGATGGACCATGCCCCTCAGTTTGTTCAGCGGGAAGCGCCGCAGGAGAGCCTCCCCGAACACGACATGGATTATCAGACCAGCTTCGAACGAAAAAAACGAAATGAAGGCTGGAAAATACACCGTGGGCTCTGGGAACTTCAAAAGTAA
- a CDS encoding CinA family protein, which yields MLPEFLIQAATQVKGALTRQGQRLVLAESCTGGLVANLLTSLPGISEYFCGSAVVYRWDTKMKWLGVKPETLEEYTDVSIETACEMALGVLRQTPEASVAASITGHLGPDAPQQQDGVICIAVAMRTVPGFDSPPELFTVKTFQCDALMEEMPLDIQTGADFTLRQHRQLAAARQMLNLILSALEPSA from the coding sequence ATGTTACCCGAGTTTTTAATCCAGGCTGCGACACAGGTCAAAGGGGCCCTGACACGACAGGGGCAGAGACTGGTTCTTGCTGAGAGCTGTACCGGAGGCCTGGTTGCGAACTTATTAACGAGCTTGCCCGGGATTTCTGAGTACTTTTGTGGTTCTGCAGTGGTTTACCGCTGGGATACCAAAATGAAATGGCTTGGAGTGAAGCCGGAAACATTGGAGGAATATACGGATGTGAGCATTGAGACCGCTTGCGAGATGGCACTGGGAGTTTTGAGACAAACCCCGGAAGCATCGGTGGCTGCTTCGATAACGGGGCATCTGGGGCCGGATGCCCCCCAGCAACAGGATGGGGTGATTTGTATTGCAGTCGCGATGCGAACGGTGCCCGGTTTCGATAGTCCTCCCGAACTTTTTACCGTGAAAACCTTTCAATGTGATGCTCTGATGGAAGAAATGCCGCTCGATATTCAGACTGGTGCTGATTTCACACTCCGGCAGCACAGGCAGCTTGCCGCCGCCCGTCAGATGCTGAATCTCATTTTATCCGCTTTAGAACCATCAGCTTAG
- a CDS encoding HEAT repeat domain-containing protein, with protein MPTAMLPSSTRQKVLDSKMVAAQELENKKELEKAKKAYETIHKADPKRAFACHRLAIVSYRLGEREEALGYFKKAQELTPENPELLSDYGYALYKMKKYQQAEEILQESVDLDPKSERAVTRLATVLGIQGKMSESYTQLCKISTPAEAHEIIAHLHSQRGEKQQALQQYQKALASSKMAVGGRGELKKGTNAYKLNEQLLKRVEQNIAQLSSDPTLKAAKTDMKMVNHSQSQQRKQKLSTAGMEKDFFRKVTEKSVAQSDQKKQAQQPKIEVVDTKDSPFRVIRDNLAKKNVGKEIENPFLTDPALAESAFKKPQAEVAQTQEAKPQIQREKVDFEELLAKAEARPEAKEEVGFRKLTDDDLKRLEQTVAREKKTVEIVREQQVARVESKPVQRKEKKKRSAYELMRELQNELIADFTPPEAELTSEQPRFQLVEQTVSEVQQENPFEKQDQNSNQFAAVASPFEGRAVTRIGKWNPIDPEMKTTTISPVSRQIEVQPVVQSKQPFVQNAVVSQPKPEVTQPMTAVGMCPDAKGEVRRLVGQLDSIEVPMLKQAIQRLGAMEGEAIASVPALRSLSLHENMGVRIQCAFSLWKIEGNTDDSIPTLIDAMNSSVESDRSFAAAVLAQIGFQSQELTPILVRSLSDNNEYVRLHTAELLAQNADWKYQANKTLADCLLSKDVNIRWLASYSLADLKPEDDRVIAALSIALQDKASQVRAGAAYALGEIGPYAHKSIPELQKARFDTNSEVRTAAKNALSRVRRVSPPSAN; from the coding sequence ATGCCCACAGCCATGCTCCCGTCATCCACCAGGCAAAAAGTCCTGGACAGCAAAATGGTCGCTGCTCAGGAGCTGGAGAACAAAAAAGAATTGGAGAAGGCGAAGAAAGCCTACGAAACAATTCATAAGGCAGATCCGAAACGCGCCTTTGCCTGTCACAGGCTGGCTATTGTCAGTTATCGACTGGGGGAACGCGAGGAAGCGTTGGGGTATTTCAAAAAAGCCCAGGAGTTGACTCCTGAAAATCCGGAACTCTTGAGTGATTATGGCTATGCACTCTACAAGATGAAAAAGTATCAGCAGGCAGAAGAAATTCTGCAGGAGTCGGTTGATCTTGATCCGAAGAGTGAGCGTGCAGTAACGCGTCTGGCAACTGTGCTTGGGATTCAGGGAAAAATGTCAGAGAGCTATACACAGCTCTGTAAGATCAGCACGCCTGCAGAAGCGCATGAAATTATTGCACATCTGCATTCACAGCGTGGAGAAAAACAGCAGGCGTTACAGCAATATCAGAAGGCTCTGGCGAGCAGCAAAATGGCTGTTGGTGGTCGGGGAGAGTTAAAGAAGGGCACCAACGCCTATAAGTTGAATGAGCAATTGTTGAAGCGAGTGGAACAGAATATCGCCCAGCTCTCGAGTGATCCAACCTTGAAAGCTGCGAAAACGGACATGAAAATGGTCAATCATTCCCAGTCTCAGCAGAGAAAGCAGAAACTGAGTACGGCAGGAATGGAAAAAGACTTCTTTCGAAAAGTCACTGAAAAATCTGTCGCTCAGTCCGATCAGAAGAAGCAGGCTCAGCAGCCGAAGATCGAAGTTGTAGACACAAAGGATTCTCCGTTCCGCGTGATTCGAGACAATCTGGCCAAAAAGAATGTCGGAAAGGAAATCGAGAATCCATTTTTAACAGATCCGGCTTTGGCTGAATCAGCGTTTAAAAAACCGCAGGCGGAAGTAGCACAGACACAGGAAGCAAAGCCACAAATACAACGAGAAAAAGTAGACTTTGAGGAACTGTTGGCCAAGGCGGAAGCCCGTCCTGAAGCGAAAGAAGAAGTGGGATTCAGGAAACTGACCGACGATGATCTGAAACGGCTGGAGCAGACTGTTGCGAGAGAGAAAAAAACAGTGGAAATCGTTCGAGAACAGCAGGTCGCCCGGGTTGAGTCAAAACCGGTTCAGAGAAAAGAGAAAAAGAAACGTTCTGCTTATGAACTGATGCGTGAATTACAGAACGAACTGATTGCCGATTTCACACCTCCTGAAGCAGAACTGACCAGCGAGCAGCCTCGATTCCAACTGGTTGAGCAGACGGTGTCAGAAGTTCAACAGGAAAATCCGTTCGAAAAACAGGATCAGAATTCAAATCAGTTCGCCGCCGTTGCATCGCCGTTTGAAGGGCGGGCTGTGACTCGGATTGGTAAGTGGAATCCGATTGATCCTGAAATGAAAACAACAACAATCAGTCCTGTTTCACGTCAGATTGAAGTGCAGCCGGTCGTACAAAGCAAACAACCTTTTGTGCAGAATGCGGTTGTGAGTCAACCCAAACCGGAAGTCACTCAACCCATGACAGCGGTTGGAATGTGTCCGGATGCGAAAGGGGAAGTACGAAGACTGGTCGGACAACTCGATTCGATTGAAGTTCCGATGCTCAAGCAGGCGATTCAGCGTCTGGGAGCAATGGAAGGGGAAGCGATTGCTTCTGTACCTGCCTTGAGATCTCTTTCATTGCATGAGAATATGGGAGTCCGGATTCAGTGTGCGTTCTCCTTATGGAAAATTGAAGGGAATACCGATGATTCTATTCCCACATTGATCGATGCCATGAATTCCTCAGTGGAAAGCGATCGTTCCTTTGCTGCCGCGGTCCTGGCTCAGATTGGTTTCCAATCTCAGGAATTGACTCCGATTCTAGTTCGGTCTCTGTCTGACAATAATGAGTATGTCCGCCTGCATACTGCGGAATTACTGGCCCAGAATGCTGATTGGAAATACCAGGCCAATAAAACACTGGCGGATTGCCTGCTGTCGAAGGATGTGAATATCCGCTGGTTGGCCAGCTATAGTCTGGCTGATCTCAAGCCGGAAGATGATCGGGTCATTGCTGCTTTGTCTATTGCTTTGCAGGATAAAGCCAGCCAGGTTCGTGCCGGAGCCGCCTATGCTTTGGGAGAAATCGGGCCTTATGCTCACAAGTCGATTCCCGAACTCCAGAAGGCACGGTTTGATACGAATTCCGAAGTCAGAACTGCTGCGAAGAATGCATTAAGTCGCGTTCGACGAGTCAGTCCTCCTTCTGCTAACTAA
- a CDS encoding NAD+ synthase, giving the protein MKIALAQLNPTVGDLSGNCQRIWEVVQQAEQAGADLVLFSELVVCGYPPKDILLREGFIEACDRAVERLARDIKSEIGVILGHPTGRDLPAGRIANAASLLHQGKVVSRVHKLLLPNYDVFDEQRYFRHGDLKQIKPIEFQGLKLGLHICEDAWWGQPDTFYHNQPLELPDPVKILADAGSDLLINISASPFEIDKRERRHQIVDAHVSQYTVPYLFVNQVGGNDDLVFDGHSFVTDQNNQIVLQMPGFKEGLQVYDTEQSLEAVSLEIETSSREEQLFQALVLGLRDYMYKCGFADCVLGLSGGIDSALACAIAAEAIAPERVHALLLPSRYSSEHSVADSLELVKNLRLDYEIIPIDEVHRAFENLPVIGDDLKIQPAGLADQNLQARIRGANVMVRSNQHGWMALATGNKSELAVGYCTLYGDMAGGFAVLSDVFKRDVYRVAEHVNQRGGRTLIPEHILKKAPSAELAPNQLDQDSLPPYDLLDSILKGLIEDELSVQSLAREYPIETVRWVANKLDRNEFKRRQMPPGIKLSTRAFGSGRRMPMAARFQWEIE; this is encoded by the coding sequence GTGAAAATTGCCTTGGCACAACTGAATCCAACAGTGGGAGATCTCTCTGGAAATTGTCAGCGAATATGGGAAGTGGTACAGCAGGCAGAACAAGCGGGCGCTGATCTGGTCCTTTTTTCAGAACTGGTCGTCTGTGGCTATCCTCCCAAAGATATTCTTTTGCGGGAAGGATTTATCGAAGCCTGTGACCGGGCCGTCGAACGCCTGGCACGAGACATCAAATCGGAGATTGGTGTCATCCTCGGGCATCCAACTGGGCGTGATCTGCCAGCAGGACGGATCGCCAACGCCGCCAGCTTGCTGCATCAGGGGAAAGTGGTGTCCCGCGTTCATAAATTGCTACTTCCCAATTACGATGTGTTTGACGAGCAGCGTTATTTTCGACACGGCGATTTGAAACAGATCAAGCCGATTGAATTTCAGGGCCTGAAGCTGGGATTGCATATCTGCGAAGATGCCTGGTGGGGGCAGCCGGATACATTTTATCACAACCAACCATTGGAGTTGCCTGATCCGGTGAAGATCCTGGCAGACGCTGGTTCTGATTTGCTGATTAATATTTCAGCGAGTCCGTTTGAGATTGATAAACGAGAACGCCGTCATCAAATTGTGGATGCGCATGTTAGTCAATATACTGTTCCCTATCTATTCGTAAATCAGGTGGGAGGCAATGATGACCTGGTATTTGATGGCCATAGCTTTGTGACCGATCAGAACAACCAGATCGTACTGCAGATGCCCGGGTTCAAAGAAGGCCTGCAAGTATATGACACAGAGCAGTCTCTGGAAGCGGTCTCACTTGAAATCGAAACGAGTTCTCGCGAGGAACAATTATTTCAGGCGCTCGTCCTTGGCTTACGTGATTACATGTACAAATGCGGCTTTGCCGATTGTGTGCTGGGCTTATCGGGGGGAATTGACAGTGCGCTGGCATGTGCGATCGCTGCTGAGGCGATCGCCCCCGAACGCGTGCATGCGTTGTTGCTGCCGAGTCGTTATAGTAGCGAACATAGTGTAGCTGATTCGCTGGAGCTGGTGAAAAATCTGAGGTTGGATTATGAAATCATTCCCATTGACGAAGTACATCGTGCTTTTGAGAACCTGCCTGTGATCGGAGACGATTTAAAGATCCAGCCGGCGGGACTGGCCGACCAGAATTTGCAGGCTCGAATTCGCGGAGCGAATGTCATGGTTCGCAGTAATCAGCATGGCTGGATGGCTCTGGCGACCGGAAATAAAAGCGAACTGGCAGTCGGCTACTGCACACTGTATGGAGATATGGCGGGGGGCTTTGCCGTGCTCAGTGATGTCTTTAAACGTGACGTCTACCGAGTCGCCGAGCATGTAAACCAGAGAGGGGGGCGCACGCTGATTCCCGAACATATTCTGAAAAAGGCACCTAGTGCGGAATTGGCGCCGAATCAGCTCGACCAGGACTCATTGCCCCCTTATGATTTACTGGATTCCATTCTGAAAGGCCTGATCGAAGACGAGCTTTCCGTTCAGAGCCTGGCCAGAGAATATCCCATTGAAACAGTTCGGTGGGTTGCCAATAAGCTGGATCGAAATGAATTTAAACGGCGTCAGATGCCTCCGGGGATCAAACTGTCTACCCGCGCTTTTGGGTCAGGACGTCGAATGCCGATGGCGGCTCGATTTCAATGGGAAATAGAGTAA
- a CDS encoding exo-beta-N-acetylmuramidase NamZ domain-containing protein, producing the protein MRSHALFIICFLSVVLSLQNGHAEVPRRLPFTRPEAVGMDAGRLAFIDFVVQRGLERNSMPGAVVLVGYQGKIVFLKAFGDRQLKPEKIAMTTDTLFDMASLTKPVATATSVMQLVERGKIKLSDPVSKYIPEFAANGKQDVTVYQLLTHQGGLIPDNSMKDYRDGPEQAMERIYALKLYYEPGTRFAYTDVGFILLAEIVKRVTGQTVHEYSSKNIFQPLGMKETGYLPGAELRKRAATTQQREKRWMQGEVHDPRAYALGGVAGHAGLFSTAEDLAVYAQALLKQGTYGGAQILKPATVDIMTRDYPVVDVIRGLGWDKLSRYSSNRGDLFSRQAFGHGGFTGTSMWIDPAQGLFVIFLSNRVHPDGKGSINSLAGRIGTIAAAAINDRVQPQTGGAAVSGDKLEVLTGIDVLRQQQFKPLKGLRIGLITNHTGVSRDGKSTVQLLQAAPGVHLKTLFSPEHGFAGKLDVAKIDDSTDQKTGLKIFSLYGKTRTPTPESLQDLDVLVFDIQDIGTRFYTYISTMGNAMRAAKKQGIKFIVLDRPNPINGVDFAGPVLEEGSQSFVGYHRIPVRHGMTAGELARMFNEELKINVDLQVIPLKNWKRDMYYDETGLTWVNPSPNMRNLNEAVLYPGIGLLETTNLSVGRGTDTPFEWIGAPWLDGMKLARQLNRSGLSGVRFVPVQFTPESSKFSGELCGGVNFIITDRGQFQSVRTGLEVAHQLRLLFPDQWETKSFNRLLGNQRVFDAVVAGQSVFAIQALSQQELAEFAVRRAKFLLY; encoded by the coding sequence ATGAGAAGTCATGCTTTGTTTATCATCTGTTTTCTGTCTGTTGTTCTCAGCTTACAGAATGGGCATGCAGAAGTTCCGCGTCGATTGCCGTTCACCAGGCCGGAAGCTGTTGGCATGGATGCGGGACGACTGGCGTTCATTGATTTTGTCGTTCAACGCGGTCTGGAACGCAATTCGATGCCCGGAGCCGTCGTGCTGGTAGGATATCAGGGAAAGATCGTATTTCTTAAAGCTTTTGGCGATCGTCAACTGAAGCCTGAAAAAATCGCGATGACGACTGACACGCTATTTGATATGGCCTCGTTGACGAAGCCTGTTGCGACTGCGACGAGTGTGATGCAGCTGGTGGAGCGGGGAAAGATTAAGCTCAGCGATCCTGTCTCGAAGTACATACCGGAATTTGCTGCGAACGGCAAACAGGATGTGACCGTTTATCAATTATTGACCCATCAGGGAGGCCTGATTCCCGATAATTCAATGAAGGATTATCGGGATGGCCCCGAGCAAGCGATGGAACGGATTTATGCTTTGAAGCTGTACTACGAACCGGGAACCCGTTTTGCTTACACCGACGTTGGCTTCATCTTACTGGCAGAGATTGTAAAACGCGTAACGGGACAAACAGTTCATGAATATTCGAGCAAAAATATCTTTCAGCCTCTGGGGATGAAAGAGACTGGTTATCTACCCGGGGCGGAGTTGCGAAAACGGGCGGCTACAACTCAGCAACGTGAAAAACGCTGGATGCAAGGCGAAGTGCATGATCCGCGGGCCTACGCATTGGGCGGAGTTGCCGGGCATGCGGGGTTATTCTCGACTGCGGAAGATCTGGCCGTTTATGCACAGGCGTTGCTCAAACAGGGCACTTATGGTGGAGCTCAGATTTTGAAGCCGGCGACCGTGGACATCATGACCCGCGATTATCCCGTAGTGGATGTGATCCGTGGTTTGGGGTGGGATAAATTATCGCGTTATTCTTCCAATCGAGGTGATTTATTTTCACGTCAGGCGTTTGGGCACGGTGGTTTCACGGGGACGTCAATGTGGATTGATCCTGCGCAGGGGCTGTTTGTAATTTTTCTCAGCAACCGGGTTCATCCGGATGGAAAAGGTTCGATCAATTCGCTCGCAGGGCGTATTGGAACCATCGCCGCCGCGGCAATTAACGATCGCGTACAACCACAGACAGGGGGGGCTGCGGTTTCAGGTGACAAGTTAGAGGTATTAACCGGCATTGATGTTTTACGCCAGCAGCAGTTCAAACCATTGAAAGGTTTACGGATTGGGCTGATTACCAATCACACCGGCGTCAGCCGTGATGGGAAGAGTACGGTACAACTCCTGCAAGCGGCTCCCGGCGTTCACTTAAAAACCTTATTCAGCCCCGAGCATGGATTTGCCGGTAAACTGGACGTGGCGAAAATCGACGATTCCACTGATCAGAAAACCGGCCTGAAAATCTTCAGCCTTTATGGAAAAACGCGGACACCCACACCAGAGAGCCTGCAGGATCTGGATGTACTGGTATTTGATATTCAGGATATCGGCACACGGTTTTATACCTATATTTCCACAATGGGAAACGCGATGCGGGCGGCAAAAAAACAGGGTATCAAATTCATTGTGCTTGATCGTCCGAACCCGATCAACGGTGTCGATTTTGCCGGTCCTGTCCTTGAGGAGGGATCACAGTCGTTTGTGGGTTATCATCGTATTCCCGTTCGCCATGGCATGACGGCCGGAGAATTGGCGCGGATGTTTAATGAGGAGCTAAAGATCAATGTAGATTTACAGGTGATCCCCCTCAAGAACTGGAAACGGGACATGTATTATGATGAGACCGGTCTGACCTGGGTGAATCCCTCTCCCAATATGCGGAACCTGAATGAAGCCGTTCTTTACCCGGGTATCGGTTTGCTGGAAACGACCAATCTCTCGGTCGGTCGGGGAACGGATACTCCCTTTGAATGGATTGGTGCTCCCTGGCTGGATGGGATGAAACTGGCGCGGCAGTTAAATCGGTCCGGTTTATCGGGAGTCCGATTTGTGCCCGTTCAATTTACACCCGAGTCCAGTAAGTTTTCAGGAGAGCTGTGCGGGGGAGTGAATTTTATTATCACCGATCGGGGACAGTTTCAATCGGTGCGTACCGGACTGGAAGTGGCCCATCAATTACGATTGTTGTTTCCTGATCAGTGGGAGACCAAAAGCTTTAACCGTTTGTTGGGGAATCAGCGTGTCTTTGATGCTGTCGTCGCTGGTCAATCTGTATTCGCGATACAGGCTTTGTCCCAACAGGAACTGGCCGAATTCGCGGTCAGACGTGCGAAGTTTTTACTGTATTAA